A stretch of Arcobacter arenosus DNA encodes these proteins:
- a CDS encoding sensor domain-containing diguanylate cyclase produces the protein MNKITLKKLIYNSYLKTALTSILFIEVVLVFLYFSSNNKLVNATVDFVLEDLKLSVIDRVNSTTSIINEKFNNLENLSAFLQNEHQNFFFYKDNITLDNKPKFDFAPNGMYYKTENNGGSSVVVSKNTKIDDDLKDKLIKTELFDKNFKSIINNNKMLDAVYFNSHDNICRYYPFLEDSFNIFPPDIKMENYNFYYEADLKNNPSKGPVWTDVYLDPAGKGWMISLIAPIYNNDFLEGVTGIDITLNSIIKTLLDLQLPFDGASFIINKKGEVIVMENKIKTFLSLKDEEKGGYFLKDKIEKTVLFENKINIFDYENKQFVKLLKNLIDGGKVFDEVVLNENKYLLFSKKVNITDWFLISLIPENQIISEVKELENQNLSIGYFIIVFIIVFYFIFFIFLYKKAKDFVSTINNPLSKIVEFTKTLGNKSEINSLEHCGIEEIDSLNDNFNNLAQELDKRTKRLIQSESKRKENEKLANTDQLTKVYNRRFLEDFSSRYMKIVKREHNTLSLLLLDIDNFKTVNDTYGHDVGDKVIKLLVKRLKTTVRDNDIIVRLGGDEFLVLLPSTPIDNARKVAKKILDVINSLNKFESEELKFTVTIGSSEYKKTDVHINEIINRADNALYKAKKLGKNQLI, from the coding sequence TTGAATAAAATAACATTAAAAAAACTTATTTATAATAGTTATTTAAAAACAGCACTAACATCAATATTATTTATTGAAGTTGTTTTAGTCTTTTTATACTTTAGTTCAAATAATAAACTTGTCAACGCAACTGTTGATTTTGTTTTAGAAGACCTAAAACTAAGTGTTATAGATAGAGTTAACTCTACAACTTCAATTATAAATGAAAAGTTTAATAACCTTGAAAACCTATCAGCTTTTTTACAAAATGAACATCAAAACTTTTTTTTCTATAAGGATAATATAACTTTAGATAATAAACCTAAGTTTGATTTTGCACCAAATGGGATGTATTATAAAACTGAAAATAATGGTGGTTCATCGGTTGTAGTTTCAAAAAATACAAAAATTGATGATGATTTAAAAGATAAACTTATCAAAACTGAGCTTTTTGATAAAAACTTTAAATCTATAATAAACAACAATAAAATGCTTGATGCAGTATATTTTAATAGCCATGATAATATTTGTAGATATTACCCATTTTTAGAAGATAGTTTCAATATTTTTCCCCCTGATATAAAAATGGAAAATTATAATTTTTATTACGAAGCAGATTTAAAAAATAATCCAAGTAAAGGCCCTGTTTGGACTGATGTTTATTTAGACCCTGCAGGAAAAGGTTGGATGATTAGTCTTATCGCACCAATTTATAATAATGATTTTTTAGAAGGTGTTACAGGAATAGATATAACTCTAAACTCTATTATTAAAACTTTATTGGATTTACAACTTCCTTTTGATGGTGCATCTTTTATTATAAATAAAAAGGGTGAAGTTATTGTAATGGAGAATAAAATAAAAACTTTTTTATCTTTAAAAGATGAAGAAAAGGGTGGTTACTTTTTAAAAGATAAAATTGAAAAAACTGTTCTTTTTGAAAATAAAATAAATATTTTTGATTATGAAAATAAGCAATTTGTAAAACTACTGAAAAATTTAATTGATGGTGGAAAAGTTTTTGATGAAGTTGTTTTAAATGAAAATAAATATTTATTATTTTCAAAAAAAGTAAATATTACAGATTGGTTTTTAATCTCTTTAATACCTGAAAATCAAATTATATCTGAAGTTAAAGAATTAGAAAATCAAAATCTAAGTATTGGATACTTTATTATAGTATTTATAATTGTTTTCTATTTTATATTTTTTATATTTTTATATAAAAAAGCAAAAGATTTTGTTTCTACAATAAATAATCCATTATCAAAAATCGTAGAATTCACAAAAACATTAGGAAATAAAAGTGAAATTAACTCTTTAGAGCATTGTGGTATAGAAGAGATAGATTCTTTAAATGACAACTTTAATAATCTTGCTCAAGAATTAGATAAAAGAACAAAAAGGCTTATTCAATCTGAAAGTAAAAGAAAAGAGAATGAAAAACTTGCAAATACAGATCAGCTAACAAAGGTTTATAATAGAAGATTCTTAGAAGATTTTTCTAGTCGTTATATGAAAATTGTAAAAAGAGAACATAATACTTTATCTTTATTACTTCTAGATATAGATAATTTCAAAACTGTAAATGATACTTATGGTCATGATGTAGGTGACAAAGTAATAAAACTTTTAGTTAAAAGACTTAAAACAACTGTAAGAGATAATGATATTATTGTTAGACTTGGTGGTGATGAGTTTTTAGTTTTACTTCCAAGTACTCCAATAGACAATGCAAGAAAGGTTGCAAAAAAGATTTTAGATGTAATAAATTCTTTAAATAAATTTGAAAGTGAAGAACTTAAATTCACTGTAACAATAGGTTCATCTGAGTATAAAAAAACTGATGTACATATTAATGAAATCATTAATAGAGCTGATAATGCTTTATATAAAGCAAAAAAACTTGGGAAAAATCAGCTTATATAA
- the hypA gene encoding hydrogenase/urease nickel incorporation protein HypA: MHEYSIVQSLLETCEEHARQNDSKQVTKVVVKIGVLSGVEPDLLQTAFDTFKEKTVCDGAEFIINHQKIVISCTDCGEDSTLEKHEFCCPKCESTQIKVIDGEDMYLMSLEME, from the coding sequence ATGCATGAGTACTCAATCGTTCAATCTTTATTAGAAACATGTGAAGAACACGCAAGACAAAATGACTCAAAGCAAGTGACAAAAGTAGTTGTTAAAATTGGAGTTTTATCTGGGGTTGAACCAGATTTACTTCAAACAGCCTTTGATACTTTCAAAGAAAAAACTGTTTGTGATGGTGCGGAGTTTATAATTAATCATCAAAAAATAGTTATCTCCTGTACAGATTGTGGGGAAGATTCTACTTTAGAAAAACATGAATTTTGTTGTCCTAAATGTGAATCTACACAAATAAAAGTAATTGATGGGGAAGATATGTATCTTATGAGTTTAGAGATGGAATAG
- the hypE gene encoding hydrogenase expression/formation protein HypE encodes MKTVTLAHGNGGQENNELISKVFYKAFKNEILEKSEDAAVIQDGTLAFSTDSFTVSPIEFAGADIGKLAVCGTCNDLAMMGAKPKYLTCSVIIEEGFEVETLKRIVNSMKIELEKNGAYVVSGDTKVVPRGSVDKIFINTTGIGEIKQKGISSNEILEDDVIIVSNSVGKHGATIFAAREGIDFSSSLESDCASLWPVVEKLIENGIKIRALRDATRGGVSAVLNEWAKQSNICVEIDEEKIPVTDEVNGVCEMLGFEALSLANEGTFVMAISKDQEEKAMDILKSIDTTKEAAIIGTVSSKHLGKVVLNSPWGTARFIDLPTGELLPRIC; translated from the coding sequence ATGAAAACAGTTACATTAGCCCATGGAAATGGTGGACAAGAAAATAATGAATTAATATCTAAGGTTTTTTATAAAGCTTTTAAAAATGAGATTTTAGAAAAAAGTGAAGATGCTGCAGTTATTCAAGATGGTACTTTAGCTTTTTCAACTGACTCTTTTACAGTTAGTCCCATAGAGTTTGCTGGTGCAGATATCGGAAAGCTTGCAGTATGTGGAACTTGCAATGATTTAGCTATGATGGGAGCAAAGCCAAAATATTTAACATGTAGTGTTATTATTGAAGAGGGTTTTGAGGTTGAGACTTTAAAAAGAATTGTAAATAGTATGAAAATTGAATTAGAAAAAAATGGTGCTTATGTTGTCTCTGGTGATACAAAAGTAGTACCAAGAGGAAGTGTTGATAAAATTTTTATAAATACAACAGGTATTGGTGAGATTAAACAAAAAGGTATCTCTTCAAATGAGATATTAGAAGATGATGTAATTATTGTTTCAAATTCAGTTGGAAAACATGGAGCAACAATTTTTGCAGCAAGAGAAGGTATCGATTTCTCATCTTCATTGGAATCTGATTGTGCTTCTCTTTGGCCAGTTGTAGAAAAACTTATTGAAAATGGTATTAAAATTAGAGCTTTAAGGGATGCAACAAGAGGTGGAGTTAGCGCAGTACTTAATGAATGGGCTAAACAATCAAATATCTGTGTTGAGATTGATGAAGAAAAAATCCCTGTAACTGATGAGGTTAATGGAGTTTGTGAAATGCTTGGTTTTGAAGCATTAAGTTTAGCAAATGAAGGAACTTTTGTTATGGCTATTTCAAAGGATCAAGAAGAAAAAGCAATGGATATTTTAAAATCTATTGATACCACAAAAGAAGCAGCTATTATTGGCACAGTAAGTTCTAAACATTTAGGAAAAGTTGTTTTAAACTCACCTTGGGGTACAGCTAGATTTATCGATTTACCAACTGGTGAATTGTTACCAAGGATTTGTTAA
- the hypD gene encoding hydrogenase formation protein HypD: MSELKLKDLYDGFRDPKTVKALKSLVDKEASKIDKTIRVMEVCGGHTHTIMKYGINQLMPKNLEFIHGPGCPVCVMPKERIDHAYILSLQKDVILVTLGDMIKVPGSKGSLQDARSRGADVRFVYSPLDTIKIAQENPDKKVIFFAIGFETTTPMTAALLEHVSKNKIANVYFHINHITVPEPMRALLDSDDCKIDAFIGPSHVSVITGSKIYQEFIDIYKKPVVVSGFEPVDVMQSILSILKQFSENRCELETQYSRAVSYDGNLAAQKLIDKYFEKAEHFRWRGLGDIADSALKLKDEYASIDAEIIYKDILPTQEIDDHKLCICGSIMRGVAKPHECSVFGTACKPSSPLGSCMVSSEGACSAYYKYGNLLK, encoded by the coding sequence ATGAGTGAATTAAAATTAAAAGATTTATATGATGGATTCCGAGATCCTAAAACGGTAAAAGCTTTAAAATCCTTAGTTGATAAAGAAGCTTCAAAAATTGATAAAACAATAAGGGTTATGGAAGTTTGTGGGGGACACACTCATACTATTATGAAATATGGTATAAACCAATTGATGCCTAAAAATTTAGAGTTTATTCATGGTCCTGGATGTCCTGTATGTGTAATGCCAAAAGAAAGAATTGATCATGCATATATCTTATCTTTACAAAAAGATGTAATCTTAGTAACTCTTGGAGATATGATCAAAGTTCCTGGTTCAAAGGGAAGTTTACAAGATGCTAGAAGTAGGGGAGCAGATGTAAGGTTTGTTTATTCACCACTTGATACTATTAAAATAGCCCAAGAAAATCCAGATAAAAAAGTGATTTTCTTTGCAATAGGTTTTGAAACTACTACACCAATGACAGCAGCATTACTTGAACATGTTAGTAAAAATAAAATTGCAAATGTTTATTTTCATATAAATCATATAACAGTTCCTGAACCAATGAGAGCTTTACTTGATAGTGATGACTGTAAAATTGATGCTTTTATAGGTCCTTCTCATGTAAGTGTAATTACAGGAAGTAAAATATACCAAGAGTTTATTGATATTTATAAAAAGCCTGTTGTAGTAAGTGGTTTTGAACCAGTTGATGTTATGCAATCAATTTTAAGTATTTTAAAACAATTTAGTGAAAATAGATGTGAGTTGGAAACGCAATATTCAAGAGCTGTATCTTATGATGGTAATTTAGCTGCCCAAAAACTAATTGATAAGTATTTTGAAAAAGCTGAACATTTTAGATGGAGAGGATTAGGTGATATTGCTGATTCTGCACTAAAATTAAAAGATGAATATGCTTCAATTGATGCAGAGATTATCTATAAAGATATTTTACCAACTCAAGAAATTGATGATCATAAACTTTGTATTTGTGGAAGTATTATGCGTGGAGTTGCAAAACCGCATGAATGTAGTGTATTTGGAACAGCCTGTAAACCAAGTTCTCCATTAGGGTCTTGTATGGTAAGTAGTGAGGGTGCATGTTCAGCATATTATAAATATGGAAATCTTTTAAAATAA
- a CDS encoding HypC/HybG/HupF family hydrogenase formation chaperone: protein MCLSIPSKIKKIDKENNVCTVDTMGVERNASLDLIDQPVEVGDYVLIHIGFAMNKIDEEDALESLAIYREIIEKMEEEDRQQAILDGDNCPNR, encoded by the coding sequence ATGTGCCTTTCTATTCCTTCAAAAATTAAAAAAATAGATAAAGAAAACAATGTATGTACTGTTGATACTATGGGAGTTGAGAGAAACGCTTCTTTAGATTTAATAGATCAACCAGTAGAAGTTGGAGATTATGTTTTAATACATATTGGTTTCGCCATGAATAAAATTGATGAAGAAGATGCTTTAGAATCTTTGGCTATTTATCGTGAAATAATTGAAAAAATGGAAGAAGAGGATAGGCAACAAGCAATTTTAGATGGGGATAATTGCCCTAATAGGTGA
- the hypB gene encoding hydrogenase nickel incorporation protein HypB yields MCKDCGCTIAGDAHHHHHDHEHSHHEGSSSHQAAHETLHHNPQLNDAKTVSVIQKILDKNDHEAAHNRVHFDSHKVLGINLMSSPGSGKTTLLEHMADIADFKYGVVEGDLETNRDADRLLAKDIKAVQIQTGSACHLDAFMVHKGLHDMPLDDLDVCFVENVGNLVCPASYDVGTHLNIVLVSVPEGEDKIAKYPVMFRAADLILFTKTDLLPYFEYDLEKEKETARKLKPNVDILEVSTKDEESLKAVVEWINFKRRMR; encoded by the coding sequence ATGTGTAAAGATTGCGGTTGTACAATAGCGGGTGATGCACATCACCATCATCATGATCATGAACATTCACACCATGAAGGTAGTTCTTCTCACCAGGCAGCTCATGAAACTCTTCATCATAATCCACAACTAAATGATGCAAAAACAGTTTCAGTAATTCAAAAAATATTAGATAAAAATGACCATGAGGCAGCTCATAACAGAGTTCATTTTGATAGTCATAAAGTATTAGGAATAAATCTTATGTCAAGTCCAGGAAGTGGAAAAACAACACTTCTAGAACATATGGCTGATATTGCTGATTTTAAATATGGTGTTGTTGAAGGTGATTTAGAAACTAATAGAGATGCGGATAGATTACTTGCAAAAGATATTAAAGCTGTACAAATTCAAACAGGAAGTGCCTGTCATTTAGATGCATTTATGGTTCACAAAGGATTACACGACATGCCTTTAGATGATTTAGATGTATGTTTTGTTGAAAATGTAGGGAATCTTGTATGTCCTGCATCTTACGATGTTGGAACTCATTTAAACATTGTATTAGTTAGTGTTCCAGAAGGTGAAGATAAAATTGCTAAATATCCAGTTATGTTTAGAGCCGCAGATTTAATTCTTTTTACAAAAACAGATTTACTTCCTTATTTTGAATATGATTTAGAAAAAGAGAAAGAAACAGCTAGAAAACTAAAACCAAATGTAGATATCTTGGAAGTTTCAACAAAAGATGAAGAGAGTTTAAAAGCTGTTGTAGAGTGGATTAATTTTAAAAGGAGAATGAGATAA
- a CDS encoding DUF3817 domain-containing protein, with product MIKDALGRFRIISAIEGLSYLLLVFIAMPIKYIGDNPYPVKIFGMIHGVLFIIFMISLFEAKIKKSWDVGLVFQLFVLSLIPFGAFFIEKKVKPNEVTL from the coding sequence ATGATAAAAGATGCATTAGGTCGATTTAGAATTATTTCTGCAATTGAAGGATTATCTTATTTGCTTTTAGTATTTATAGCTATGCCTATAAAATATATTGGAGATAACCCATATCCTGTTAAAATCTTTGGGATGATTCATGGAGTCTTGTTTATTATCTTTATGATATCTTTATTTGAAGCTAAGATTAAAAAATCATGGGATGTTGGATTAGTTTTTCAACTTTTTGTTTTATCACTAATTCCATTTGGAGCATTTTTTATAGAGAAAAAAGTTAAACCAAATGAAGTTACACTATAA
- a CDS encoding OmpA family protein, with translation MYLFRIIVLASFFCAAAFANSSLINLGSDIKYTYETKRAENKSSSYPKNILLPQVKDYAIRRLDYKKYNEVLFRINKKKVKKNGEYWKADYFNITKDNTDFRPIISKEYKDKIIKLGATIVDDKDYFFIFEYVDGKNKYLTEFKTYKRSFSLKMVKEEVFVQDLVLSPDKIKAQLDTEGKITLDGVYFDFNKATLKKESLKAILSAVNLMEKYPDLVISVQGHTDSKGNDKYNKELSFERAKSVKDAIIKYGINKERLNSKGFGEENPIASNDTDEGRAKNRRVELHKISGGDKKAVIDINFIKPLENSVISLNTTYKDEKLVIYKTKPYFNKKEVLTFIGSIKRIDYKIMKDGKKDSTYSRKSIIKNYKNILPLYNAKILGKYSDSVYFEIKDRGDGKKVYGKIDAYSGSYNIFFLIED, from the coding sequence ATGTACCTATTTAGAATAATAGTTCTTGCTTCTTTTTTTTGTGCTGCTGCATTTGCTAATTCTTCTTTAATTAATCTTGGCTCAGATATCAAATATACTTATGAGACTAAAAGAGCTGAAAATAAATCTTCTTCTTATCCTAAAAATATTTTACTACCACAAGTTAAAGATTATGCAATAAGAAGACTTGACTATAAAAAATACAATGAAGTTCTATTTAGGATAAATAAAAAGAAAGTCAAAAAAAATGGTGAGTATTGGAAAGCAGATTATTTTAATATTACAAAAGATAACACTGATTTTAGACCTATAATTTCAAAAGAGTATAAAGACAAGATAATTAAGCTTGGAGCAACAATAGTTGATGATAAAGATTACTTTTTTATTTTTGAGTATGTTGATGGTAAAAATAAATATCTAACAGAGTTTAAAACTTATAAAAGATCCTTTTCATTAAAAATGGTAAAAGAAGAGGTTTTTGTTCAAGACTTAGTACTAAGTCCTGACAAAATCAAGGCACAACTAGATACTGAAGGGAAAATCACCCTAGATGGTGTATATTTTGATTTTAATAAAGCTACACTAAAAAAAGAATCCCTAAAAGCAATACTTTCAGCTGTAAACCTTATGGAAAAATATCCAGATTTAGTAATATCAGTTCAAGGACATACAGACTCAAAAGGAAATGATAAATATAATAAGGAACTTTCCTTTGAAAGGGCAAAATCTGTAAAAGATGCAATTATAAAATATGGTATAAATAAAGAAAGATTAAACTCAAAAGGTTTTGGAGAGGAAAACCCAATTGCTTCAAATGATACAGATGAAGGAAGAGCAAAAAATAGAAGAGTTGAACTTCATAAAATTAGTGGTGGAGATAAAAAAGCAGTAATTGATATTAATTTTATTAAACCCCTTGAAAACTCTGTTATTAGTCTAAACACTACTTATAAAGATGAGAAGCTAGTTATTTATAAAACAAAGCCTTATTTTAATAAAAAAGAAGTTTTAACTTTTATTGGTTCTATAAAAAGAATTGACTATAAAATAATGAAAGATGGCAAAAAAGATAGTACTTATTCAAGAAAATCTATTATAAAAAACTATAAAAATATATTGCCACTTTATAATGCAAAAATACTAGGGAAATATTCAGATTCAGTATATTTTGAGATTAAAGATAGAGGTGATGGAAAAAAAGTTTATGGAAAAATAGATGCTTATAGTGGGAGTTATAATATATTTTTTTTAATAGAGGATTAA